A region of Arabidopsis thaliana chromosome 5, partial sequence DNA encodes the following proteins:
- the TGG1 gene encoding thioglucoside glucohydrolase 1 (thioglucoside glucohydrolase 1 (TGG1); FUNCTIONS IN: thioglucosidase activity, beta-glucosidase activity, hydrolase activity, hydrolyzing O-glycosyl compounds; INVOLVED IN: glucosinolate catabolic process; LOCATED IN: in 7 components; EXPRESSED IN: 9 plant structures; EXPRESSED DURING: seedling growth; CONTAINS InterPro DOMAIN/s: Glycoside hydrolase, family 1 (InterPro:IPR001360), Glycoside hydrolase, family 1, active site (InterPro:IPR018120), Glycoside hydrolase, catalytic core (InterPro:IPR017853), Glycoside hydrolase, subgroup, catalytic core (InterPro:IPR013781); BEST Arabidopsis thaliana protein match is: glucoside glucohydrolase 2 (TAIR:AT5G25980.2); Has 11138 Blast hits to 10810 proteins in 1458 species: Archae - 132; Bacteria - 7708; Metazoa - 712; Fungi - 191; Plants - 1422; Viruses - 0; Other Eukaryotes - 973 (source: NCBI BLink).): MKLLMLAFVFLLALATCKGDEFVCEENEPFTCNQTKLFNSGNFEKGFIFGVASSAYQVEGGRGRGLNVWDSFTHRFPEKGGADLGNGDTTCDSYTLWQKDIDVMDELNSTGYRFSIAWSRLLPKGKRSRGVNPGAIKYYNGLIDGLVAKNMTPFVTLFHWDLPQTLQDEYNGFLNKTIVDDFKDYADLCFELFGDRVKNWITINQLYTVPTRGYALGTDAPGRCSPKIDVRCPGGNSSTEPYIVAHNQLLAHAAAVDVYRTKYKDDQKGMIGPVMITRWFLPFDHSQESKDATERAKIFFHGWFMGPLTEGKYPDIMREYVGDRLPEFSETEAALVKGSYDFLGLNYYVTQYAQNNQTIVPSDVHTALMDSRTTLTSKNATGHAPGPPFNAASYYYPKGIYYVMDYFKTTYGDPLIYVTENGFSTPGDEDFEKATADYKRIDYLCSHLCFLSKVIKEKNVNVKGYFAWSLGDNYEFCNGFTVRFGLSYVDFANITGDRDLKASGKWFQKFINVTDEDSTNQDLLRSSVSSKNRDRKSLADA, translated from the exons ATGAAGCTTCTTATGCTCgcctttgtttttctattagCTTTGGCGACTTGTAAAGGTGACGAGTTTGTTTGTGAAGAGAACGAGCCATTCACATGTAACCAAACTAAACTTTTCAACAGTGGCAATTTCGAAAAAGGCTTCATCTTCGGTGTTGCATCTTCTGCTTACCAG GTGGAAGGCGGTAGAGGCCGTGGACTTAACGTTTGGGATAGCTTCACTCACCGATTCCCAG AGAAAGGTGGAGCTGATTTGGGAAATGGAGACACTACTTGTGACTCATATACTCTTTGGCAG AAAGATATAGACGTGATGGACGAGCTCAACTCTACTGGCTACAGATTCTCCATTGCGTGGTCAAGACTCCTTCCAA AAGGAAAGAGGAGCAGGGGAGTGAACCCAGGAGCTATTAAGTACTACAACGGTCTCATAGATGGCCTCGTCGCAAAGAATATGACGCCCTTTGTTACCCTCTTTCATTGGGACCTTCCTCAAACACTACAAGATGAATATAACGGTTTCTTGAACAAAACGATCGT AGACGATTTCAAGGATTACGCGGATCTATGTTTCGAGTTATTTGGTGATAGGGTAAAGAACTGGATCACCATCAACCAGCTATACACAGTGCCTACTAGAGGATATGCATTGGGAACAGATGCACCCGGTCGATGTTCTCCTAAGATTGACGTTAGATGTCCCGGCGGAAATTCGTCAACAGAACCCTATATTGTTGCACATAACCAGCTTCTTGCTCATGCAGCGGCCGTTGATGTTTACAGGACGAAATATAAG GATGACCAAAAAGGTATGATTGGACCAGTGATGATAACTAGATGGTTTCTTCCATTTGATCATAGTCAAGAGAGCAAAGATGCAACTGAGCGggctaaaatatttttccatggatg GTTCATGGGGCCTCTAACAGAAGGTAAATACCCAGACATCATGAGGGAATATGTTGGTGATCGGCTTCCAGAGTTCAGTGAAACAGAAGCCGCACTTGTAAAGGGTTCATATGATTTTCTTGGTCTCAACTATTACGTCACTCAATACGCCCAAAATAATCAGACGATTGTTCCTTCGGACGTACACACTGCCTTGATGGACTCACGCACAACTCTCACAT CTAAAAATGCAACTGGTCATGCTCCTGGTCCACCG TTCAATGCAGCCAGTTACTACTACCCAAAAGGCATTTACTACGTAATGGATTACTTCAAAACCACTTACGGTGACCCTTTAATATATGTCACTGAGAATG GATTTAGTACCCCAGGTGATGAGGACTTTGAGAAGGCTACTGCCGATTACAAGCGGATTGATTATCTCTGTAGTCATCTCTGTTTCCTCAGTAAAGTCATCAA GGAGAAGAATGTCAACGTGAAAGGATATTTTGCTTGGTCTCTTGGGGATAATTACGAATTCTGTAACGGATTTACCGTCAGATTCGGACTAAGTTACGTTGATTTCGCAAATATCACTGGTGATAGAGACCTCAAAGCATCTGGCAAATGGTTCCAGAAGTTCATAAACGTTACCGACGAAGACTCTACGAACCAAGATCTACTCCGCTCAAGCGTCTCCTCCAAGAACCGTGATCGGAAGAGTCTTGCAGATGCATGA
- the TGG1 gene encoding thioglucoside glucohydrolase 1 (thioglucoside glucohydrolase 1 (TGG1); FUNCTIONS IN: thioglucosidase activity, beta-glucosidase activity, hydrolase activity, hydrolyzing O-glycosyl compounds; INVOLVED IN: glucosinolate catabolic process; LOCATED IN: in 7 components; EXPRESSED IN: 8 plant structures; EXPRESSED DURING: seedling growth; CONTAINS InterPro DOMAIN/s: Glycoside hydrolase, family 1 (InterPro:IPR001360), Glycoside hydrolase, family 1, active site (InterPro:IPR018120), Glycoside hydrolase, catalytic core (InterPro:IPR017853), Glycoside hydrolase, subgroup, catalytic core (InterPro:IPR013781); BEST Arabidopsis thaliana protein match is: glucoside glucohydrolase 2 (TAIR:AT5G25980.2); Has 10598 Blast hits to 10348 proteins in 1443 species: Archae - 123; Bacteria - 7528; Metazoa - 688; Fungi - 189; Plants - 1364; Viruses - 0; Other Eukaryotes - 706 (source: NCBI BLink).), translating to MKLLMLAFVFLLALATCKGDEFVCEENEPFTCNQTKLFNSGNFEKGFIFGVASSAYQVEGGRGRGLNVWDSFTHRFPEKGGADLGNGDTTCDSYTLWQKDIDVMDELNSTGYRFSIAWSRLLPKGKRSRGVNPGAIKYYNGLIDGLVAKNMTPFVTLFHWDLPQTLQDEYNGFLNKTIVDDFKDYADLCFELFGDRVKNWITINQLYTVPTRGYALGTDAPGRCSPKIDVRCPGGNSSTEPYIVAHNQLLAHAAAVDVYRTKYKDDQKGMIGPVMITRWFLPFDHSQESKDATERAKIFFHGWFMGPLTEGKYPDIMREYVGDRLPEFSETEAALVKGSYDFLGLNYYVTQYAQNNQTIVPSDVHTALMDSRTTLTSKNATGHAPGPPFNAASYYYPKGIYYVMDYFKTTYGDPLIYVTENGFSTPGDEDFEKATADYKRIDYLCSHLCFLSKVIK from the exons ATGAAGCTTCTTATGCTCgcctttgtttttctattagCTTTGGCGACTTGTAAAGGTGACGAGTTTGTTTGTGAAGAGAACGAGCCATTCACATGTAACCAAACTAAACTTTTCAACAGTGGCAATTTCGAAAAAGGCTTCATCTTCGGTGTTGCATCTTCTGCTTACCAG GTGGAAGGCGGTAGAGGCCGTGGACTTAACGTTTGGGATAGCTTCACTCACCGATTCCCAG AGAAAGGTGGAGCTGATTTGGGAAATGGAGACACTACTTGTGACTCATATACTCTTTGGCAG AAAGATATAGACGTGATGGACGAGCTCAACTCTACTGGCTACAGATTCTCCATTGCGTGGTCAAGACTCCTTCCAA AAGGAAAGAGGAGCAGGGGAGTGAACCCAGGAGCTATTAAGTACTACAACGGTCTCATAGATGGCCTCGTCGCAAAGAATATGACGCCCTTTGTTACCCTCTTTCATTGGGACCTTCCTCAAACACTACAAGATGAATATAACGGTTTCTTGAACAAAACGATCGT AGACGATTTCAAGGATTACGCGGATCTATGTTTCGAGTTATTTGGTGATAGGGTAAAGAACTGGATCACCATCAACCAGCTATACACAGTGCCTACTAGAGGATATGCATTGGGAACAGATGCACCCGGTCGATGTTCTCCTAAGATTGACGTTAGATGTCCCGGCGGAAATTCGTCAACAGAACCCTATATTGTTGCACATAACCAGCTTCTTGCTCATGCAGCGGCCGTTGATGTTTACAGGACGAAATATAAG GATGACCAAAAAGGTATGATTGGACCAGTGATGATAACTAGATGGTTTCTTCCATTTGATCATAGTCAAGAGAGCAAAGATGCAACTGAGCGggctaaaatatttttccatggatg GTTCATGGGGCCTCTAACAGAAGGTAAATACCCAGACATCATGAGGGAATATGTTGGTGATCGGCTTCCAGAGTTCAGTGAAACAGAAGCCGCACTTGTAAAGGGTTCATATGATTTTCTTGGTCTCAACTATTACGTCACTCAATACGCCCAAAATAATCAGACGATTGTTCCTTCGGACGTACACACTGCCTTGATGGACTCACGCACAACTCTCACAT CTAAAAATGCAACTGGTCATGCTCCTGGTCCACCG TTCAATGCAGCCAGTTACTACTACCCAAAAGGCATTTACTACGTAATGGATTACTTCAAAACCACTTACGGTGACCCTTTAATATATGTCACTGAGAATG GATTTAGTACCCCAGGTGATGAGGACTTTGAGAAGGCTACTGCCGATTACAAGCGGATTGATTATCTCTGTAGTCATCTCTGTTTCCTCAGTAAAGTCATCAAGTGA
- a CDS encoding Protein phosphatase 2C family protein (Protein phosphatase 2C family protein; FUNCTIONS IN: protein serine/threonine phosphatase activity, catalytic activity; INVOLVED IN: N-terminal protein myristoylation; LOCATED IN: cellular_component unknown; EXPRESSED IN: hypocotyl, root, leaf; EXPRESSED DURING: LP.04 four leaves visible; CONTAINS InterPro DOMAIN/s: Protein phosphatase 2C-related (InterPro:IPR001932), Protein phosphatase 2C, N-terminal (InterPro:IPR014045); BEST Arabidopsis thaliana protein match is: Protein phosphatase 2C family protein (TAIR:AT4G32950.1); Has 6065 Blast hits to 6055 proteins in 312 species: Archae - 2; Bacteria - 39; Metazoa - 1411; Fungi - 761; Plants - 2573; Viruses - 5; Other Eukaryotes - 1274 (source: NCBI BLink).) produces the protein MGHCFSLPSSQSEIHEDNEHGDGNVVCYGEEFGLDQDLPVHRLGSVCSIQGTKVLNQDHAVLYQGYGTRDTELCGVFDGHGKNGHMVSKMVRNRLPSVLLALKEELNQESNVCEEEASKWEKACFTAFRLIDRELNLQVFNCSFSGSTGVVAITQGDDLVIANLGDSRAVLGTMTEDGEIKAVQLTSDLTPDVPSEAERIRMCKGRVFAMKTEPSSQRVWLPNQNIPGLAMSRAFGDFRLKDHGVIAVPEISQHRITSKDQFLVLATDGVWDMLSNDEVVSLIWSSGKKQASAAKMVAEAAEAAWKKRLKYTKVDDITVICLFLQNKEQPS, from the exons ATGGGTCATTGCTTTTCGTTACCGTCTTCTCAATCGGAGATTCATGAGGATAATGAGCACGGTGATGGAAATGTGGTGTGTTATGGAGAAGAGTTCGGTTTAGATCAAGACCTTCCGGTTCATCGACTCGGTTCGGTCTGCTCCATACAAGGAACCAAAGTGCTTAACCAAGATCATGCTGTTCTTTACCAG GGATATGGAACAAGAGATACAGAGCTATGTGGAGTGTTTGATGGACACGGCAAAAATGGGCACATGGTGAGCAAAATGGTGAGGAATAGATTGCCATCGGTTTTGTTAGCACTAAAGGAAGAGCTAAACCAAGAATCTAatgtttgtgaagaagaagcttcaaaaTGGGAAAAGGCTTGTTTTACTGCCTTTAGACTCATTGATAGAGAGCTTAATCTTCAAGTCTTTAATTGCTCTTTCAGTGGCTCCACTGGTGTGGTTGCCATAACTCAG GGAGATGATCTTGTGATAGCGAACCTTGGTGATTCAAGGGCAGTATTGGGGACAATGACTGAAGATGGTGAGATCAAGGCAGTACAGTTAACATCAGACCTAACACCTGATGTTCcta GTGAAGCAGAGAGGATCAGGATGTGCAAAGGTCGTGTTTTCGCAATGAAAACAGAACCAAGCAGCCAAAGGGTGTGgttaccaaaccaaaacatacCAGGATTAGCCATGTCAAGAGCTTTTGGAGATTTCAGGCTCAAAGACCATGGTGTTATTGCGGTTCCTGAAATCTCTCAACACCGAATTACTTCTAAAGACCAGTTCCTTGTACTCGCTACTGACGGG GTTTGGGATATGCTTAGCAATGATGAAGTTGTATCGCTTATATGGAGTTCCGGGAAAAAGCAAGCTTCGGCCGCTAAAATGGTGGCGGAGGCGGCTGAAGCTGCATGGAAGAAAAGGCTTAAGTATACGAAGGTAGATGATATTACAGTAATATGTCTTTTCTTACAGAACAAGGAACAACCAAGTTGA
- the FC1 gene encoding ferrochelatase 1 (ferrochelatase 1 (FC1); FUNCTIONS IN: ferrochelatase activity; INVOLVED IN: response to oxidative stress, heme biosynthetic process, tetrapyrrole biosynthetic process; LOCATED IN: mitochondrion, chloroplast, plastid; EXPRESSED IN: 24 plant structures; EXPRESSED DURING: 14 growth stages; CONTAINS InterPro DOMAIN/s: Ferrochelatase, active site (InterPro:IPR019772), Ferrochelatase (InterPro:IPR001015); BEST Arabidopsis thaliana protein match is: ferrochelatase 2 (TAIR:AT2G30390.1); Has 7391 Blast hits to 7389 proteins in 2072 species: Archae - 19; Bacteria - 4136; Metazoa - 176; Fungi - 140; Plants - 115; Viruses - 0; Other Eukaryotes - 2805 (source: NCBI BLink).), translating to MQATALSSGFNPLTKRKDHRFPRSCSQRNSLSLIQCDIKERSFGESMTITNRGLSFKTNVFEQARSVTGDCSYDETSAKARSHVVAEDKIGVLLLNLGGPETLNDVQPFLYNLFADPDIIRLPRPFQFLQGTIAKFISVVRAPKSKEGYAAIGGGSPLRKITDEQADAIKMSLQAKNIAANVYVGMRYWYPFTEEAVQQIKKDKITRLVVLPLYPQYSISTTGSSIRVLQDLFRKDPYLAGVPVAIIKSWYQRRGYVNSMADLIEKELQTFSDPKEVMIFFSAHGVPVSYVENAGDPYQKQMEECIDLIMEELKARGVLNDHKLAYQSRVGPVQWLKPYTDEVLVDLGKSGVKSLLAVPVSFVSEHIETLEEIDMEYRELALESGVENWGRVPALGLTPSFITDLADAVIESLPSAEAMSNPNAVVDSEDSESSDAFSYIVKMFFGSILAFVLLLSPKMFHAFRNL from the exons ATGCAGGCAACGGCTTTATCATCTGGGTTCAATCCTCTAACGAAACGTAAAGATCACAGATTTCCCAG GTCATGCTCTCAGAGAAATTCTCTGTCTTTGATTCAATGCGATATAAAAGAGAGATCTTTCGGAGAGTCTATGACGATCACGAATCGTGGATTGAGTTTTAAGACGAATGTGTTTGAGCAAGCTCGTTCTGTGACTGGAGACTGTTCTTATGATGAAACTTCAGCTAAAGCACGTTCTCATGTTGTTGCAGAAGATAAGATTGGTGTCTTGCTTTTGAATTTAGGTGGTCCTGAAACTCTTAACGATGTTCAACCTTTCTTGTATAATCTCTTTGCTGATCCG gaTATTATAAGGCTTCCTAGACCATTTCAGTTTCTTCAAGGGACTATAGCTAAGTTTATATCTGTTGTTCGTGCTCCGAAATCTAAAGAAGGGTATGCTGCTATTGGTGGTGGCTCTCCTTTGCGTAAAATAACTGATGAGCAAGCGGATGCTATTAAGATGTCTTTGCAAGCGAAGAACATTGCTGCTAATGTCTATGTTGGTATGCGGTATTGGTATCCGTTCACTGAGGAGGCTGTTCAGCAG ATAAAGAAGGACAAAATTACTAGACTTGTTGTACTGCCATTGTATCCTCAGTATTCTATCTCTACAACGGGTTCAAGCATACGCGTTCTCCAAGATTTATTCAG GAAAGATCCGTACCTAGCTGGAGTGCCGGTAGCTATTATAAAGTCCTGGTACCAAAGGCGAGGCTATGTCAATTCTATGGCTGACCTCATTGAGAAGGAGCTTCAAACTTTCTCTGATCCTAAGGAG GTTATGATATTCTTCAGTGCCCATGGTGTTCCGGTCAGCTACGTAGAGAATGCTGGAGATCCGTACCAGAAGCAGATGGAAGAGTGTATTGACTTGATAATGGAAGAGCTAAAAGCCAGAGGGGTTCTTAACGACCATAAATTGGCATACCAG AGTCGTGTTGGCCCTGTTCAATGGCTGAAGCCATACACCGATGAGGTTCTTGTCGACCTTGGTAAGAGTGGTGTTAAGAGTCTACTAGCCGTTCCAGTCAG TTTCGTGAGTGAGCACATTGAGACACTTGAGGAGATAGACATGGAGTATAGGGAATTAGCTCTTGAGTCAGGGGTAGAGAACTGGGGACGGGTACCCGCGCTAGGTCTCACACCATCCTTCATCACCGACTTAGCTGATGCAGTGATAGAATCACTTCCTTCAGCAGAAGCAATGTCAAACCCAAATGCAGTGGTTGACTCAGAAGATAGCGAGTCGTCAGATGCTTTCAGTTACATTGTCAAGATGTTCTTCGGTTCGATTCTGGCTTTCGTCCTACTTCTCTCCCCAAAGATGTTCCATGCGTTCCGGAACCTATAG
- the HDA2 gene encoding histone deacetylase 2 (histone deacetylase 2 (HDA2); CONTAINS InterPro DOMAIN/s: Histone deacetylase superfamily (InterPro:IPR000286); BEST Arabidopsis thaliana protein match is: histone deacetylase 9 (TAIR:AT3G44680.1); Has 5195 Blast hits to 5176 proteins in 1086 species: Archae - 142; Bacteria - 1739; Metazoa - 784; Fungi - 275; Plants - 317; Viruses - 0; Other Eukaryotes - 1938 (source: NCBI BLink).), translating into MTHTRVISTWTELTRDLAIYLLFTFFAIKVFKFLFSCNRTSEISSFSMATHPEALRRERILNSKLYFDVPLSKVSIIYSSSYDISFMGIEKLHPFDSSKWGRVCKFLVSDGFLEEKAIVEPLEASKIDLLVVHSENYLNSLKSSATVARITEVAPVAFFPNFLVQQKVLYPFRKQVGGTILAAKLATERGWAINIGGGFHHCTAERGDLDAHQGNGHETDLGDDNRVYILDMYNPEIYPFDYRARRFIDQKVEVMSGTTTDEYLRKLDEALEVASRNFQPELVIYNAGTDILDGDPLGLLKISPDGITSRDEKVFRFAREKNIPLVMLTSGGYMKSSARVIADSIENLSRQGLIQTRPE; encoded by the exons ATGACACATACCCGAGTCATCTCGACCTGGACCGAGTTAACTCGCGACTTAGCTATTTACTTGCTCTTCACGTTTTTCGCAATCAAAGTCTTCAAATTTCTCTTCTCCTGTAATCGAACCTCTGAAATATCATCGTTTTCGATGGCGACTCATCCCGAAGCTCTCCGACGAGAGCGAATTCTCAACAGTAAACTCTACTTCGACGTTCCTCTTTCAAAGGTTTCGATTATCTATTCATCGTCTTATGATATCTCGTTCATGGGTATTGAGAAATT GCACCCATTTGATTCTTCCAAGTGGGGTAGAGTTTGCAAGTTCCTTGTTTCAGATGGGTTTCTGGAGGAGAAAGCAATTGTTGAGCCTCTTGAAGCTTCAAAGATTGATCTTTTAGTG GTACATTCTGAGAACTACTTAAACAGCTTGAAAAGCAGTGCCACTGTCGCTAGGATCACCGAG GTTGCACCAGTTGCGTTTTTTCCGAATTTTCTTGTGCAGCAGAAAGTTCTTTACCCATTCCGAAAGCAG GTTGGTGGGACGATTCTGGCAGCTAAACTTGCAACAGAACGTGGATGGGCGATAAACATTGGAGGAGGTTTTCATCATTGTACTGCTGAAAGAGGAG ATCTTGATGCTCATCAAGGGAATGGCCATGAAACAGATCTCGGCGATGACA ACCGTGTTTACATTTTGGATATGTACAATCCCGAGATATACCCTTTC GATTATAGAGCTAGGAGATTTATCGATCAGAAAGTTGAGGTCATG AGCGGGACGACCACCGATGAGTATTTGAGGAAACTAGATGAAGCCCTTGAG GTTGCTTCGCGAAACTTCCAACCGGAGTTGGTAATTTACAATGCTGGCACAGACATATTAGATGGTGACCCTCTGGGACTTCTAAAG ATAAGCCCCGATGGCATAACAAGTAGAGACGAGAAAGTCTTCAGATTTGCAAGGGAGAAAAATATTCCTCTTGTGATGCTAACCTCAG GCGGGTACATGAAGTCAAGCGCTAGAGTTATTGCGGATTCCATTGAGAATCTCTCACGGCAAGGGTTGATCCAGACACGACCGGAATAA
- the HDA2 gene encoding histone deacetylase 2 (histone deacetylase 2 (HDA2); CONTAINS InterPro DOMAIN/s: Histone deacetylase superfamily (InterPro:IPR000286); BEST Arabidopsis thaliana protein match is: histone deacetylase 6 (TAIR:AT5G63110.1); Has 8459 Blast hits to 8281 proteins in 1419 species: Archae - 213; Bacteria - 3093; Metazoa - 1435; Fungi - 484; Plants - 429; Viruses - 0; Other Eukaryotes - 2805 (source: NCBI BLink).) gives MTHTRVISTWTELTRDLAIYLLFTFFAIKVFKFLFSCNRTSEISSFSMATHPEALRRERILNSKLYFDVPLSKVSIIYSSSYDISFMGIEKLHPFDSSKWGRVCKFLVSDGFLEEKAIVEPLEASKIDLLVVHSENYLNSLKSSATVARITEVAPVAFFPNFLVQQKVLYPFRKQVGGTILAAKLATERGWAINIGGGFHHCTAERGGGFCAFADISLCIHFAFLRLRISRVMIIDLDAHQGNGHETDLGDDNRVYILDMYNPEIYPFDYRARRFIDQKVEVMSGTTTDEYLRKLDEALEVASRNFQPELVIYNAGTDILDGDPLGLLKISPDGITSRDEKVFRFAREKNIPLVMLTSGGYMKSSARVIADSIENLSRQGLIQTRPE, from the exons ATGACACATACCCGAGTCATCTCGACCTGGACCGAGTTAACTCGCGACTTAGCTATTTACTTGCTCTTCACGTTTTTCGCAATCAAAGTCTTCAAATTTCTCTTCTCCTGTAATCGAACCTCTGAAATATCATCGTTTTCGATGGCGACTCATCCCGAAGCTCTCCGACGAGAGCGAATTCTCAACAGTAAACTCTACTTCGACGTTCCTCTTTCAAAGGTTTCGATTATCTATTCATCGTCTTATGATATCTCGTTCATGGGTATTGAGAAATT GCACCCATTTGATTCTTCCAAGTGGGGTAGAGTTTGCAAGTTCCTTGTTTCAGATGGGTTTCTGGAGGAGAAAGCAATTGTTGAGCCTCTTGAAGCTTCAAAGATTGATCTTTTAGTG GTACATTCTGAGAACTACTTAAACAGCTTGAAAAGCAGTGCCACTGTCGCTAGGATCACCGAG GTTGCACCAGTTGCGTTTTTTCCGAATTTTCTTGTGCAGCAGAAAGTTCTTTACCCATTCCGAAAGCAG GTTGGTGGGACGATTCTGGCAGCTAAACTTGCAACAGAACGTGGATGGGCGATAAACATTGGAGGAGGTTTTCATCATTGTACTGCTGAAAGAGGAGGCGGGTTTTGTGCTTTCGCTGATATTTCTCTCTGTATTCACTTTGCGTTTCTTCGTCTGAGAATCTCGAG GGTTATGATAATAGATCTTGATGCTCATCAAGGGAATGGCCATGAAACAGATCTCGGCGATGACA ACCGTGTTTACATTTTGGATATGTACAATCCCGAGATATACCCTTTC GATTATAGAGCTAGGAGATTTATCGATCAGAAAGTTGAGGTCATG AGCGGGACGACCACCGATGAGTATTTGAGGAAACTAGATGAAGCCCTTGAG GTTGCTTCGCGAAACTTCCAACCGGAGTTGGTAATTTACAATGCTGGCACAGACATATTAGATGGTGACCCTCTGGGACTTCTAAAG ATAAGCCCCGATGGCATAACAAGTAGAGACGAGAAAGTCTTCAGATTTGCAAGGGAGAAAAATATTCCTCTTGTGATGCTAACCTCAG GCGGGTACATGAAGTCAAGCGCTAGAGTTATTGCGGATTCCATTGAGAATCTCTCACGGCAAGGGTTGATCCAGACACGACCGGAATAA